Proteins co-encoded in one Marmota flaviventris isolate mMarFla1 chromosome 9, mMarFla1.hap1, whole genome shotgun sequence genomic window:
- the LOC114088813 gene encoding SID1 transmembrane family member 2 isoform X4 → MFALGLPFLVLWVASVESHLGVLGPKNVSQKDAEFERTYVDEVNSELVNIYTFNHTVTRNRTEGVRVSVNVLNKQKGAPLLFVVRQKEAVVSFQVPLILRGLYQRKYLYQKVERTLCQPPTKNESEVQFFYVDVSTLSPVNTTYQLRVSRMDDFVLRTGEQFTFNTTAAQPQYFKYEFPEGVDSVIVKVTSNKAFPCSVISIQDVLCPVYDLDNNVAFIGMYQTMTKKAAITVQRKDFPSNSFYVVVVVKTEDQACGGSLPFYPFVEDEPVDQGHRQKTLSVLVSQAVTSEAYVGGMLFCLGIFLSFYLLTVLLACWENWRQKKKTLLVAIDRVCPESGHPRVLADSFPGSSSYEGYNYGSFENGSGSTDGLVDSAGTGDLSYGYQDRPFDPVGPRPRLDSMSSVEEDDYDTLTDIDSDKNVIRTKQYLYVADLARKDKRVLRKKYQIYFWNIATIAVFYALPVVQLVITYQTVVNVTGNQDICYYNFLCAHPLGNLSAFNNILSNLGYILLGLLFLLIILQREINHNRALLRNDLYALECGIPKHFGLFYAMGTALMMEGLLSACYHVCPNYTNFQFDTSFMYMIAGLCMLKLYQKRHPDINASAYSAYACLAIVIFFSVLGVVFGKGNTVFWIVFSVIHIIATLLLSTQLYYMGRWKLDSGIFRRILHVLYTDCIRQCSGPLYVDRMVLLVMGNIINWSLAAYGLIMRPNDFASYLLAIGICNLLLYFAFYIIMKLRSGERIKLIPLLCIVCTSVVWGFALFFFFQGLSTWQKTPAESREHNRDCILLDFFDDHDIWHFLSSIAMFGSFLVLLTLDDDLDTVQRDKIYVF, encoded by the exons ATGTTCGCTCTGGGCTTGCCCTTCTTGGTGCTCTGGGTGGCCTCGGTCGAGAGCCATCTGGGGGTTTTGGGGCCCAAGAACGTCTCGCAGAAAGACGCAGAGTTTGAGCGCACCTACGTGGATGAAGTCAACAGCGAGCTGGTCAACATCTACACCTTCAACCATACTGTGACTCGCAACcgg ACCGAAGGCGTGCGTGTGTCCGTGAACGTCCTGAACAAGCAGAAGGGGGCGCCTTTGCTGTTTGTGGTCCGCCAGAAGGAGGCTGTGGTGTCCTTCCAGGTGCCCCTAATCCTGCGAGGGCT GTATCAGCGCAAATATCTCTACCAAAAGGTGGAACGAACACTATGTCAGCCCCCTACGAAGAATGAGTCTGAGGTCCAGTTCTTCTACGTGGATGTGTCCACCCTCTCACCAGTCAACACCACATATCAGCTCCGGGTCAGCCGAATGGATGACTTTGTGCTCAG GACTGGGGAACAGTTTACCTTCAATACCACTGCAGCCCAACCCCAG TACTTCAAGTATGAGTTTCCTGAGGGAGTAGACTCTGTGATTGTCAAGGTGACGTCCAACAAGGCCTTTCCCTGCTCAGTCATCTCCATCCAGGATGTCCTG TGCCCTGTGTATGACCTGGACAACAATGTCGCCTTCATCGGCATGTACCAGACTATGACCAAGAAAGCAGCCATCACTGTGCAG CGCAAAGACTTCCCCAGCAACAGCTTTTACGTGGTAGTAGTGGTGAAGACTGAAGACCAGGCCTGTGGGGGTTCCTTGCCTTTCTACCCCTTTGTAGAAG ATGAGCCAGTCGATCAAGGGCACCGCCAGAAAACCCTGTCAGTGCTGGTATCTCAAGCAGTCACAT CCGAGGCCTATGTTGGTGGGATGCTCTTCTGTCTGGGCATATTTCTCTCCTTTTACCTATTGACCGTCCTTCTGGCCTGTTGGGAGAACTGGAG GCAGAAGAAGAAGACTCTGTTGGTGGCCATAGACCGAGTCTGCCCAGAAAGTG GGCACCCTCGGGTCCTGGCTGATTCCTTTCCTGGCAGCTCCTCCTATGAGGGTTACAACTATGGCTCCTTTG AAAATGGTTCCGGATCTACTGATGGTTTGGTTGACAGTGCCGGTACTGGGGACCTCTCTTATGGTTACCAGG ACCGCCCCTTTGATCCAGTGGGCCCTCGACCACGACTGGACTCTATGAGTTCCGTGGAGGAGGATGACTATGACACACTGACCGACATCGATTCAGACAAGAATGTCATTCGCACCAAG CAATACCTCTATGTGGCTGACTTGGCACGGAAGGACAAGCGTGTTCTTCGAAAGAAGTACCAGATCTACTTCTG GAACATCGCCACCATTGCTGTCTTCTACGCCCTTCCTGTGGTGCAGCTGGTGATCACCTACCAGACG GTGGTGAATGTCACTGGGAATCAGGACATCTGCTACTACAACTTCCTGTGTGCCCACCCACTGGGAAACCTCAG CGCCTTCAACAACATCCTTAGCAACCTGGGGTACATCCTGCTGGGGCTGCTCTTCCTGCTCATCATCCTGCAGCGGGAGATCAACCACAACAGGGCCCTGCTGCGCAATGACCTTTATGCCCTG GAATGTGGGATCCCCAAACACTTTGGTCTGTTCTATGCCATGGGCACTGCGCTGATGATGGAGGGGCTGCTGAGTGCTTGCTATCACGTCTGCCCCAACTACACCAATTTCCAGTTTG ATACGTCATTCATGTACATGATTGCTGGGCTCTGCATGCTGAAGCTCTATCAGAAGCGGCACCCAGACATCAACGCCAGCGCCTACAGCGCCTACGCCTGCTTGGCCATTGTCATCTTCTTCTCCGTGTTGGGCGTG GTCTTTGGCAAAGGGAACACGGTGTTCTGGATTGTCTTTTCTGTCATTCACATCATCGCCACCCTGCTCCTCAGCACACAGCTCTATTACATGGGCCGCTGGAAGCTGG ACTCGGGGATCTTCCGCCGCATCCTCCACGTGCTCTACACGGACTGCATCCGGCAGTGCAGCGGGCCCCTCTATGTG GACCGCATGGTGCTGCTGGTCATGGGCAACATTATCAACTGGTCGCT GGCTGCCTATGGGCTCATCATGCGCCCCAATGATTTTGCCTCCTATTTATTGGCCATCGGTATCTGCAACCTGCTGCTTTACTTTGCCTTCTACATTATTATGAAG CTCCGGAGCGGAGAGAGGATCAAGCTCATCCCCCTGCTCTGCATCGTCTGTACCTCTGTGGTCTGGGGCTTTgcactcttcttcttcttccagggACTCAGCACCTGGCAG AAAACCCCTGCAGAGTCAAGGGAGCACAACCGGGACTGCATCCTCCTCGACTTCTTTGATGACCATGACATCTGGCACTTCTTATCCTCCATTGCCATGTTTGGGTCCTTCCTG GTGTTGCTGACACTGGATGACGACCTGGATACTGTGCAGCGGGACAAGATCTATGTCTTCTAG
- the LOC114088813 gene encoding SID1 transmembrane family member 2 isoform X2 — MFALGLPFLVLWVASVESHLGVLGPKNVSQKDAEFERTYVDEVNSELVNIYTFNHTVTRNRTEGVRVSVNVLNKQKGAPLLFVVRQKEAVVSFQVPLILRGLYQRKYLYQKVERTLCQPPTKNESEVQFFYVDVSTLSPVNTTYQLRVSRMDDFVLRTGEQFTFNTTAAQPQYFKYEFPEGVDSVIVKVTSNKAFPCSVISIQDVLCPVYDLDNNVAFIGMYQTMTKKAAITVQRKDFPSNSFYVVVVVKTEDQACGGSLPFYPFVEDEPVDQGHRQKTLSVLVSQAVTSEAYVGGMLFCLGIFLSFYLLTVLLACWENWRQKKKTLLVAIDRVCPESGHPRVLADSFPGSSSYEGYNYGSFENGSGSTDGLVDSAGTGDLSYGYQDRPFDPVGPRPRLDSMSSVEEDDYDTLTDIDSDKNVIRTKQYLYVADLARKDKRVLRKKYQIYFWNIATIAVFYALPVVQLVITYQTVVNVTGNQDICYYNFLCAHPLGNLSAFNNILSNLGYILLGLLFLLIILQREINHNRALLRNDLYALECGIPKHFGLFYAMGTALMMEGLLSACYHVCPNYTNFQFDTSFMYMIAGLCMLKLYQKRHPDINASAYSAYACLAIVIFFSVLGVVFGKGNTVFWIVFSVIHIIATLLLSTQLYYMGRWKLDSGIFRRILHVLYTDCIRQCSGPLYVDRMVLLVMGNIINWSLAAYGLIMRPNDFASYLLAIGICNLLLYFAFYIIMKLRSGERIKLIPLLCIVCTSVVWGFALFFFFQGLSTWQLSCNMANKGPSYGMSREVQSKIEKKYDEELEERLVEWIIVQCGPDVGRPDRGRLGFQVWLKNGVILSKLVNSLYPDGSKPVKVPENPPSMVFKQMEQVAQFLKAAEDYGVTKTDMFQTVDLFEGKDLAAVQRTLMALGSLAVTKNDGHYRGDPNWFMKKAQEHKREFTESQLQEGKHVIGLQMGSNRGASQAGMTGYGRPRQIIS; from the exons ATGTTCGCTCTGGGCTTGCCCTTCTTGGTGCTCTGGGTGGCCTCGGTCGAGAGCCATCTGGGGGTTTTGGGGCCCAAGAACGTCTCGCAGAAAGACGCAGAGTTTGAGCGCACCTACGTGGATGAAGTCAACAGCGAGCTGGTCAACATCTACACCTTCAACCATACTGTGACTCGCAACcgg ACCGAAGGCGTGCGTGTGTCCGTGAACGTCCTGAACAAGCAGAAGGGGGCGCCTTTGCTGTTTGTGGTCCGCCAGAAGGAGGCTGTGGTGTCCTTCCAGGTGCCCCTAATCCTGCGAGGGCT GTATCAGCGCAAATATCTCTACCAAAAGGTGGAACGAACACTATGTCAGCCCCCTACGAAGAATGAGTCTGAGGTCCAGTTCTTCTACGTGGATGTGTCCACCCTCTCACCAGTCAACACCACATATCAGCTCCGGGTCAGCCGAATGGATGACTTTGTGCTCAG GACTGGGGAACAGTTTACCTTCAATACCACTGCAGCCCAACCCCAG TACTTCAAGTATGAGTTTCCTGAGGGAGTAGACTCTGTGATTGTCAAGGTGACGTCCAACAAGGCCTTTCCCTGCTCAGTCATCTCCATCCAGGATGTCCTG TGCCCTGTGTATGACCTGGACAACAATGTCGCCTTCATCGGCATGTACCAGACTATGACCAAGAAAGCAGCCATCACTGTGCAG CGCAAAGACTTCCCCAGCAACAGCTTTTACGTGGTAGTAGTGGTGAAGACTGAAGACCAGGCCTGTGGGGGTTCCTTGCCTTTCTACCCCTTTGTAGAAG ATGAGCCAGTCGATCAAGGGCACCGCCAGAAAACCCTGTCAGTGCTGGTATCTCAAGCAGTCACAT CCGAGGCCTATGTTGGTGGGATGCTCTTCTGTCTGGGCATATTTCTCTCCTTTTACCTATTGACCGTCCTTCTGGCCTGTTGGGAGAACTGGAG GCAGAAGAAGAAGACTCTGTTGGTGGCCATAGACCGAGTCTGCCCAGAAAGTG GGCACCCTCGGGTCCTGGCTGATTCCTTTCCTGGCAGCTCCTCCTATGAGGGTTACAACTATGGCTCCTTTG AAAATGGTTCCGGATCTACTGATGGTTTGGTTGACAGTGCCGGTACTGGGGACCTCTCTTATGGTTACCAGG ACCGCCCCTTTGATCCAGTGGGCCCTCGACCACGACTGGACTCTATGAGTTCCGTGGAGGAGGATGACTATGACACACTGACCGACATCGATTCAGACAAGAATGTCATTCGCACCAAG CAATACCTCTATGTGGCTGACTTGGCACGGAAGGACAAGCGTGTTCTTCGAAAGAAGTACCAGATCTACTTCTG GAACATCGCCACCATTGCTGTCTTCTACGCCCTTCCTGTGGTGCAGCTGGTGATCACCTACCAGACG GTGGTGAATGTCACTGGGAATCAGGACATCTGCTACTACAACTTCCTGTGTGCCCACCCACTGGGAAACCTCAG CGCCTTCAACAACATCCTTAGCAACCTGGGGTACATCCTGCTGGGGCTGCTCTTCCTGCTCATCATCCTGCAGCGGGAGATCAACCACAACAGGGCCCTGCTGCGCAATGACCTTTATGCCCTG GAATGTGGGATCCCCAAACACTTTGGTCTGTTCTATGCCATGGGCACTGCGCTGATGATGGAGGGGCTGCTGAGTGCTTGCTATCACGTCTGCCCCAACTACACCAATTTCCAGTTTG ATACGTCATTCATGTACATGATTGCTGGGCTCTGCATGCTGAAGCTCTATCAGAAGCGGCACCCAGACATCAACGCCAGCGCCTACAGCGCCTACGCCTGCTTGGCCATTGTCATCTTCTTCTCCGTGTTGGGCGTG GTCTTTGGCAAAGGGAACACGGTGTTCTGGATTGTCTTTTCTGTCATTCACATCATCGCCACCCTGCTCCTCAGCACACAGCTCTATTACATGGGCCGCTGGAAGCTGG ACTCGGGGATCTTCCGCCGCATCCTCCACGTGCTCTACACGGACTGCATCCGGCAGTGCAGCGGGCCCCTCTATGTG GACCGCATGGTGCTGCTGGTCATGGGCAACATTATCAACTGGTCGCT GGCTGCCTATGGGCTCATCATGCGCCCCAATGATTTTGCCTCCTATTTATTGGCCATCGGTATCTGCAACCTGCTGCTTTACTTTGCCTTCTACATTATTATGAAG CTCCGGAGCGGAGAGAGGATCAAGCTCATCCCCCTGCTCTGCATCGTCTGTACCTCTGTGGTCTGGGGCTTTgcactcttcttcttcttccagggACTCAGCACCTGGCAG CTCTCTTGCAACATGGCCAACAAGGGTCCTTCCTATGGCATGAGCCGTGAAGTACAATCCAAAATTGAGAAGAAGTATGACGAGGAACTGGAGGAACGACTGGTGGAGTGGATCATAGTGCAGTGTGGCCCTGATGTGGGTCGTCCAGATCGTGGCCGCCTGGGTTTCCAGGTCTGGCTGAAGAATGGTGTG ATTCTGAGCAAGTTGGTGAACAGCCTGTATCCTGATGGCTCCAAGCCAGTTAAGGTTCCAGAGAACCCACCCTCCATGGTCTTCAAGCAGATGGAGCAGGTGGCTCAGTTCCTGAAGGCAGCTGAAGACTATGGGGTCACCAAGACTGACATGTTCCAGACTGTTGATCTCTTTGAAG GCAAAGACCTGGCAGCAGTGCAGAGAACTCTGATGGCTCTGGGCAGCCTGGCAGTGACGAAGAATGATGGGCACTACCGTGGAGATCCCAACTGGTTTATGAA GAAAGCCCAGGAGCATAAGAGGGAATTCACAGAGAGCCAGCTGCAGGAGGGAAAGCATGTCATTGGCCTTCAGATGGGCAGCAACAGAGGGGCCTCCCAGGCCGGCATGACGGGCTACGGAAGACCTCGGCAGATCATCAGTTAG
- the LOC114088813 gene encoding SID1 transmembrane family member 2 isoform X1 has product MFALGLPFLVLWVASVESHLGVLGPKNVSQKDAEFERTYVDEVNSELVNIYTFNHTVTRNRTEGVRVSVNVLNKQKGAPLLFVVRQKEAVVSFQVPLILRGLYQRKYLYQKVERTLCQPPTKNESEVQFFYVDVSTLSPVNTTYQLRVSRMDDFVLRTGEQFTFNTTAAQPQYFKYEFPEGVDSVIVKVTSNKAFPCSVISIQDVLCPVYDLDNNVAFIGMYQTMTKKAAITVQRKDFPSNSFYVVVVVKTEDQACGGSLPFYPFVEDEPVDQGHRQKTLSVLVSQAVTSEAYVGGMLFCLGIFLSFYLLTVLLACWENWRQKKKTLLVAIDRVCPESGHPRVLADSFPGSSSYEGYNYGSFENGSGSTDGLVDSAGTGDLSYGYQGHDQFKRRLPSGQMRQLCIAMDRPFDPVGPRPRLDSMSSVEEDDYDTLTDIDSDKNVIRTKQYLYVADLARKDKRVLRKKYQIYFWNIATIAVFYALPVVQLVITYQTVVNVTGNQDICYYNFLCAHPLGNLSAFNNILSNLGYILLGLLFLLIILQREINHNRALLRNDLYALECGIPKHFGLFYAMGTALMMEGLLSACYHVCPNYTNFQFDTSFMYMIAGLCMLKLYQKRHPDINASAYSAYACLAIVIFFSVLGVVFGKGNTVFWIVFSVIHIIATLLLSTQLYYMGRWKLDSGIFRRILHVLYTDCIRQCSGPLYVDRMVLLVMGNIINWSLAAYGLIMRPNDFASYLLAIGICNLLLYFAFYIIMKLRSGERIKLIPLLCIVCTSVVWGFALFFFFQGLSTWQLSCNMANKGPSYGMSREVQSKIEKKYDEELEERLVEWIIVQCGPDVGRPDRGRLGFQVWLKNGVILSKLVNSLYPDGSKPVKVPENPPSMVFKQMEQVAQFLKAAEDYGVTKTDMFQTVDLFEGKDLAAVQRTLMALGSLAVTKNDGHYRGDPNWFMKKAQEHKREFTESQLQEGKHVIGLQMGSNRGASQAGMTGYGRPRQIIS; this is encoded by the exons ATGTTCGCTCTGGGCTTGCCCTTCTTGGTGCTCTGGGTGGCCTCGGTCGAGAGCCATCTGGGGGTTTTGGGGCCCAAGAACGTCTCGCAGAAAGACGCAGAGTTTGAGCGCACCTACGTGGATGAAGTCAACAGCGAGCTGGTCAACATCTACACCTTCAACCATACTGTGACTCGCAACcgg ACCGAAGGCGTGCGTGTGTCCGTGAACGTCCTGAACAAGCAGAAGGGGGCGCCTTTGCTGTTTGTGGTCCGCCAGAAGGAGGCTGTGGTGTCCTTCCAGGTGCCCCTAATCCTGCGAGGGCT GTATCAGCGCAAATATCTCTACCAAAAGGTGGAACGAACACTATGTCAGCCCCCTACGAAGAATGAGTCTGAGGTCCAGTTCTTCTACGTGGATGTGTCCACCCTCTCACCAGTCAACACCACATATCAGCTCCGGGTCAGCCGAATGGATGACTTTGTGCTCAG GACTGGGGAACAGTTTACCTTCAATACCACTGCAGCCCAACCCCAG TACTTCAAGTATGAGTTTCCTGAGGGAGTAGACTCTGTGATTGTCAAGGTGACGTCCAACAAGGCCTTTCCCTGCTCAGTCATCTCCATCCAGGATGTCCTG TGCCCTGTGTATGACCTGGACAACAATGTCGCCTTCATCGGCATGTACCAGACTATGACCAAGAAAGCAGCCATCACTGTGCAG CGCAAAGACTTCCCCAGCAACAGCTTTTACGTGGTAGTAGTGGTGAAGACTGAAGACCAGGCCTGTGGGGGTTCCTTGCCTTTCTACCCCTTTGTAGAAG ATGAGCCAGTCGATCAAGGGCACCGCCAGAAAACCCTGTCAGTGCTGGTATCTCAAGCAGTCACAT CCGAGGCCTATGTTGGTGGGATGCTCTTCTGTCTGGGCATATTTCTCTCCTTTTACCTATTGACCGTCCTTCTGGCCTGTTGGGAGAACTGGAG GCAGAAGAAGAAGACTCTGTTGGTGGCCATAGACCGAGTCTGCCCAGAAAGTG GGCACCCTCGGGTCCTGGCTGATTCCTTTCCTGGCAGCTCCTCCTATGAGGGTTACAACTATGGCTCCTTTG AAAATGGTTCCGGATCTACTGATGGTTTGGTTGACAGTGCCGGTACTGGGGACCTCTCTTATGGTTACCAGG GGCACGACCAGTTCAAGCGGCGCCTCCCCTCTGGCCAGATGCGGCAGCTGTGCATTGCCATGG ACCGCCCCTTTGATCCAGTGGGCCCTCGACCACGACTGGACTCTATGAGTTCCGTGGAGGAGGATGACTATGACACACTGACCGACATCGATTCAGACAAGAATGTCATTCGCACCAAG CAATACCTCTATGTGGCTGACTTGGCACGGAAGGACAAGCGTGTTCTTCGAAAGAAGTACCAGATCTACTTCTG GAACATCGCCACCATTGCTGTCTTCTACGCCCTTCCTGTGGTGCAGCTGGTGATCACCTACCAGACG GTGGTGAATGTCACTGGGAATCAGGACATCTGCTACTACAACTTCCTGTGTGCCCACCCACTGGGAAACCTCAG CGCCTTCAACAACATCCTTAGCAACCTGGGGTACATCCTGCTGGGGCTGCTCTTCCTGCTCATCATCCTGCAGCGGGAGATCAACCACAACAGGGCCCTGCTGCGCAATGACCTTTATGCCCTG GAATGTGGGATCCCCAAACACTTTGGTCTGTTCTATGCCATGGGCACTGCGCTGATGATGGAGGGGCTGCTGAGTGCTTGCTATCACGTCTGCCCCAACTACACCAATTTCCAGTTTG ATACGTCATTCATGTACATGATTGCTGGGCTCTGCATGCTGAAGCTCTATCAGAAGCGGCACCCAGACATCAACGCCAGCGCCTACAGCGCCTACGCCTGCTTGGCCATTGTCATCTTCTTCTCCGTGTTGGGCGTG GTCTTTGGCAAAGGGAACACGGTGTTCTGGATTGTCTTTTCTGTCATTCACATCATCGCCACCCTGCTCCTCAGCACACAGCTCTATTACATGGGCCGCTGGAAGCTGG ACTCGGGGATCTTCCGCCGCATCCTCCACGTGCTCTACACGGACTGCATCCGGCAGTGCAGCGGGCCCCTCTATGTG GACCGCATGGTGCTGCTGGTCATGGGCAACATTATCAACTGGTCGCT GGCTGCCTATGGGCTCATCATGCGCCCCAATGATTTTGCCTCCTATTTATTGGCCATCGGTATCTGCAACCTGCTGCTTTACTTTGCCTTCTACATTATTATGAAG CTCCGGAGCGGAGAGAGGATCAAGCTCATCCCCCTGCTCTGCATCGTCTGTACCTCTGTGGTCTGGGGCTTTgcactcttcttcttcttccagggACTCAGCACCTGGCAG CTCTCTTGCAACATGGCCAACAAGGGTCCTTCCTATGGCATGAGCCGTGAAGTACAATCCAAAATTGAGAAGAAGTATGACGAGGAACTGGAGGAACGACTGGTGGAGTGGATCATAGTGCAGTGTGGCCCTGATGTGGGTCGTCCAGATCGTGGCCGCCTGGGTTTCCAGGTCTGGCTGAAGAATGGTGTG ATTCTGAGCAAGTTGGTGAACAGCCTGTATCCTGATGGCTCCAAGCCAGTTAAGGTTCCAGAGAACCCACCCTCCATGGTCTTCAAGCAGATGGAGCAGGTGGCTCAGTTCCTGAAGGCAGCTGAAGACTATGGGGTCACCAAGACTGACATGTTCCAGACTGTTGATCTCTTTGAAG GCAAAGACCTGGCAGCAGTGCAGAGAACTCTGATGGCTCTGGGCAGCCTGGCAGTGACGAAGAATGATGGGCACTACCGTGGAGATCCCAACTGGTTTATGAA GAAAGCCCAGGAGCATAAGAGGGAATTCACAGAGAGCCAGCTGCAGGAGGGAAAGCATGTCATTGGCCTTCAGATGGGCAGCAACAGAGGGGCCTCCCAGGCCGGCATGACGGGCTACGGAAGACCTCGGCAGATCATCAGTTAG
- the LOC114088813 gene encoding SID1 transmembrane family member 2 isoform X3 — translation MFALGLPFLVLWVASVESHLGVLGPKNVSQKDAEFERTYVDEVNSELVNIYTFNHTVTRNRTEGVRVSVNVLNKQKGAPLLFVVRQKEAVVSFQVPLILRGLYQRKYLYQKVERTLCQPPTKNESEVQFFYVDVSTLSPVNTTYQLRVSRMDDFVLRTGEQFTFNTTAAQPQYFKYEFPEGVDSVIVKVTSNKAFPCSVISIQDVLCPVYDLDNNVAFIGMYQTMTKKAAITVQRKDFPSNSFYVVVVVKTEDQACGGSLPFYPFVEDEPVDQGHRQKTLSVLVSQAVTSEAYVGGMLFCLGIFLSFYLLTVLLACWENWRQKKKTLLVAIDRVCPESGHPRVLADSFPGSSSYEGYNYGSFENGSGSTDGLVDSAGTGDLSYGYQGHDQFKRRLPSGQMRQLCIAMDRPFDPVGPRPRLDSMSSVEEDDYDTLTDIDSDKNVIRTKQYLYVADLARKDKRVLRKKYQIYFWNIATIAVFYALPVVQLVITYQTVVNVTGNQDICYYNFLCAHPLGNLSAFNNILSNLGYILLGLLFLLIILQREINHNRALLRNDLYALECGIPKHFGLFYAMGTALMMEGLLSACYHVCPNYTNFQFDTSFMYMIAGLCMLKLYQKRHPDINASAYSAYACLAIVIFFSVLGVVFGKGNTVFWIVFSVIHIIATLLLSTQLYYMGRWKLDSGIFRRILHVLYTDCIRQCSGPLYVDRMVLLVMGNIINWSLAAYGLIMRPNDFASYLLAIGICNLLLYFAFYIIMKLRSGERIKLIPLLCIVCTSVVWGFALFFFFQGLSTWQKTPAESREHNRDCILLDFFDDHDIWHFLSSIAMFGSFLVLLTLDDDLDTVQRDKIYVF, via the exons ATGTTCGCTCTGGGCTTGCCCTTCTTGGTGCTCTGGGTGGCCTCGGTCGAGAGCCATCTGGGGGTTTTGGGGCCCAAGAACGTCTCGCAGAAAGACGCAGAGTTTGAGCGCACCTACGTGGATGAAGTCAACAGCGAGCTGGTCAACATCTACACCTTCAACCATACTGTGACTCGCAACcgg ACCGAAGGCGTGCGTGTGTCCGTGAACGTCCTGAACAAGCAGAAGGGGGCGCCTTTGCTGTTTGTGGTCCGCCAGAAGGAGGCTGTGGTGTCCTTCCAGGTGCCCCTAATCCTGCGAGGGCT GTATCAGCGCAAATATCTCTACCAAAAGGTGGAACGAACACTATGTCAGCCCCCTACGAAGAATGAGTCTGAGGTCCAGTTCTTCTACGTGGATGTGTCCACCCTCTCACCAGTCAACACCACATATCAGCTCCGGGTCAGCCGAATGGATGACTTTGTGCTCAG GACTGGGGAACAGTTTACCTTCAATACCACTGCAGCCCAACCCCAG TACTTCAAGTATGAGTTTCCTGAGGGAGTAGACTCTGTGATTGTCAAGGTGACGTCCAACAAGGCCTTTCCCTGCTCAGTCATCTCCATCCAGGATGTCCTG TGCCCTGTGTATGACCTGGACAACAATGTCGCCTTCATCGGCATGTACCAGACTATGACCAAGAAAGCAGCCATCACTGTGCAG CGCAAAGACTTCCCCAGCAACAGCTTTTACGTGGTAGTAGTGGTGAAGACTGAAGACCAGGCCTGTGGGGGTTCCTTGCCTTTCTACCCCTTTGTAGAAG ATGAGCCAGTCGATCAAGGGCACCGCCAGAAAACCCTGTCAGTGCTGGTATCTCAAGCAGTCACAT CCGAGGCCTATGTTGGTGGGATGCTCTTCTGTCTGGGCATATTTCTCTCCTTTTACCTATTGACCGTCCTTCTGGCCTGTTGGGAGAACTGGAG GCAGAAGAAGAAGACTCTGTTGGTGGCCATAGACCGAGTCTGCCCAGAAAGTG GGCACCCTCGGGTCCTGGCTGATTCCTTTCCTGGCAGCTCCTCCTATGAGGGTTACAACTATGGCTCCTTTG AAAATGGTTCCGGATCTACTGATGGTTTGGTTGACAGTGCCGGTACTGGGGACCTCTCTTATGGTTACCAGG GGCACGACCAGTTCAAGCGGCGCCTCCCCTCTGGCCAGATGCGGCAGCTGTGCATTGCCATGG ACCGCCCCTTTGATCCAGTGGGCCCTCGACCACGACTGGACTCTATGAGTTCCGTGGAGGAGGATGACTATGACACACTGACCGACATCGATTCAGACAAGAATGTCATTCGCACCAAG CAATACCTCTATGTGGCTGACTTGGCACGGAAGGACAAGCGTGTTCTTCGAAAGAAGTACCAGATCTACTTCTG GAACATCGCCACCATTGCTGTCTTCTACGCCCTTCCTGTGGTGCAGCTGGTGATCACCTACCAGACG GTGGTGAATGTCACTGGGAATCAGGACATCTGCTACTACAACTTCCTGTGTGCCCACCCACTGGGAAACCTCAG CGCCTTCAACAACATCCTTAGCAACCTGGGGTACATCCTGCTGGGGCTGCTCTTCCTGCTCATCATCCTGCAGCGGGAGATCAACCACAACAGGGCCCTGCTGCGCAATGACCTTTATGCCCTG GAATGTGGGATCCCCAAACACTTTGGTCTGTTCTATGCCATGGGCACTGCGCTGATGATGGAGGGGCTGCTGAGTGCTTGCTATCACGTCTGCCCCAACTACACCAATTTCCAGTTTG ATACGTCATTCATGTACATGATTGCTGGGCTCTGCATGCTGAAGCTCTATCAGAAGCGGCACCCAGACATCAACGCCAGCGCCTACAGCGCCTACGCCTGCTTGGCCATTGTCATCTTCTTCTCCGTGTTGGGCGTG GTCTTTGGCAAAGGGAACACGGTGTTCTGGATTGTCTTTTCTGTCATTCACATCATCGCCACCCTGCTCCTCAGCACACAGCTCTATTACATGGGCCGCTGGAAGCTGG ACTCGGGGATCTTCCGCCGCATCCTCCACGTGCTCTACACGGACTGCATCCGGCAGTGCAGCGGGCCCCTCTATGTG GACCGCATGGTGCTGCTGGTCATGGGCAACATTATCAACTGGTCGCT GGCTGCCTATGGGCTCATCATGCGCCCCAATGATTTTGCCTCCTATTTATTGGCCATCGGTATCTGCAACCTGCTGCTTTACTTTGCCTTCTACATTATTATGAAG CTCCGGAGCGGAGAGAGGATCAAGCTCATCCCCCTGCTCTGCATCGTCTGTACCTCTGTGGTCTGGGGCTTTgcactcttcttcttcttccagggACTCAGCACCTGGCAG AAAACCCCTGCAGAGTCAAGGGAGCACAACCGGGACTGCATCCTCCTCGACTTCTTTGATGACCATGACATCTGGCACTTCTTATCCTCCATTGCCATGTTTGGGTCCTTCCTG GTGTTGCTGACACTGGATGACGACCTGGATACTGTGCAGCGGGACAAGATCTATGTCTTCTAG